CGCGAAAACCAGAGGTTCTTTTTCTCTTACGGCAAGTGCCTTCCAACGTTCTCTTCATGTTTTTATCCTCTTAGACAATTTTTATAAAAAAAGTCACAATTTTTAATTGTATCACTTAAATTTCCAAAAAGTAGTCAATAGTCCAATAACTCTTGACTATTGACTCTTAATTTAACTAATGCTGATAATCCATGTCCCGATGTAGCGCGATAGCGGCACATCGCCAGGAGACTGAACTGAGCAGTTAAAATAGAAAATTCCGCCAGAAGATGGGTTTTTTACGTTAGAGAGAACCACCTCAACGTTGCTACCTGCTGGTATTGCTTCTTGGGGATAAATTTCAATGACGCGATTTTCTTTATCCCACTTCACTTCCGATAATGCAATCTCTTTGTCCCTAACCTTTACCTCAACCTTTTTGGGGTCAAAGGTTCCTTTGTAGTACTCAGGATAAGAAATGACAAAATGACCAACTGCTGTTTTCAGCTTTTTGTTAGAAATTTTCAGTCTGTACCTATCCCAGCCATTGGTTTGACCACCAAAATCTAAGCGGAATGGTAGCTGATTTTCGCTTTTGACACCGCTAAATAGAGTCCACCCAGGCAAATTCTGTGCCCAGCTTATGGCGGGGATCCCAGCCAGCAAACAGCTAGTCAAAGCCAAAGTAGAAAGTAAACGTCGCATGGTTAAGCTCCTCAAGCAGATATAGATCTTTTGTCTTAATAACTGGGACTAAAAGTTCATCGTAACTAAACTTTACTACTGAACATTTGGATAATAGACGTAAAATGCTCACAAAAGTGTCAAGCTCAGTATTTCTCAGGGATAGCCCTTTTTTATTTGTTACTTTTTATACTATTAGAATTGGTTTTCAGGATTTTTGAATTTGAACTTACGAAAAACACGTTGAGATGTCATTGTGTTGCTAAATGTGTAGAAATATATATAACTTGTTATAAAAATTGAGTCATTCAATAGTAACATCGGTAGTTAACTTGAATTATACTGGCTAAAACAAGTTGTACTCAATGCAGGATTTATTAAGATTATTTGGGGATAATTTTTGAAAATTTTCTTAATATTGCAGTATGTAAAAAAAGAAGAACAAAATTGTTAAATCCCTAAAAGAAGTTGAAGACAAAGATGCAAAATTTGGGGAGTAGCATAGGATGTGCAATAGATGACCCTTTTTGCAAAAACATTGGAATCTTGAAATCCTGTAAGAACGAAATTGAGTCTTTGCGTAGGTAATTGTAGATTGTGAGAGCGAAGGTTAAGTTGACTGGTCAAACCAACTGCTAATAGCTGCTGTCTATGCACACTATAAGTGCGCCTGTTGCCTCACCCTGAAAAATTTCACAGCTTGCAGAAAATAGGTATTTATCTTAAGGAGATTGCATGAGAATAGCAGTTGCCAAAGAAATTGAAGTTTGTGAGCGTCGAGTGGCATTAATTCCTGACACCGTTGCCCGATTGGTCAAACAAGGCTTGGAAGTATGGGTAGAAAGGAGTGCAGGTGAGCGGGCTTTCTTTTCTGATGCAGCCTATGAGGCAGCCGGAGCTAAAGTCATAACTGATACCGCTACATTATGGGGTGAAGCAGATATTCTGCTGAAGGTCAGCCCACCTCAAGAGAGAGAAGATGGACGCTCAGAAATTGACCTGCTCAAGGAAGGATCTGTGCTCATTAGCTTTCTCAATCCTTTAGGGAACCCATTTGTAGCGCAGCAACTAGCAGAACGCAAGGTAACTGCTATCAGCATGGAAATGATCCCCCGCACCACTCGAGCACAAAGTATGGATGCGTTATCTTCGCAAGCATCAATCGCCGGTTACAAAGCGGTACTGATTGGTGCAGCAGCATTACCAAAATATTTCCCCATGTTGACAACAGCAGCTGGTACAATTGCGCCTGCAAAAGTGTTTATTATGGGTGCTGGTGTTGCTGGCTTACAAGCGATCGCCACAGCTAGACGCTTGGGAGCAGTGGTAGAAGCCTTTGACATTCGCCCCGCCGTCAAAGAAGAAGTTCAAAGTTTAGGGGCAAAATTCGTCGAAGTCAAACTCGAGGAAGAAACCGTCGCCGCCGGAGGCTACGCCAAAGAAATTTCTGAGGCGAGCAAACAACGCACTCAGGAAGTCGTCACTGAACACGTGAAAAATGCTGATATCGTGATCACAACCGCTCAAGTTCCTGGGAGAAAAGCACCAATTTTAGTGACTGAAGAAATGGTGGCACAGATGAAACCAGGTTCGGTGATTGTGGATCTCGCCGCCGAACAAGGTGGTAACTGCGCCTGCACTGATCCCGGCAAAGATATTGTGTGGAACGGCGTTACTATCATTGGTCCCATCAACTTACCATCATCGATGCCAGTCCACGCCAGTCAACTCTATTCCAAGAATTTGACATCGTTGATGCAACTGTTGATTACAAAAGACAATGCTTTAAATGTCAACTTTGCCGACGACATCATCGATGCTGCTTGCGTGACTCATGCAGGAGAGATTCGCAACCAGCGAGTGAAGGATGCCCTACAAGCTTTAAGCGGCGTAGCAGGGTAGTCAGTTCGTAGTAAGCGCTTAAGCGCTTACTACAAGCAAATTTCCACAGGAGTTTTTTATCGATGACAGAAGCATTAATCGCTGCTTTATTTGTCTTTGTTTTGGCATCCTTTACAGGATTTGAAATTATCAACAAAGTCCCACCAACTCTTCACACACCCTTAATGTCGGGTTCCAACGCCATTTCTGGCATTGCTGTACTTGGGGCAATCGTGGCTTCTGGTGCCAGAGAGACGAATTTGTCAGTCATTTTAGGTTTGATTGCTGTAGTGCTGGCAACTGTGAACGTGGTGGGTGGTTTCCTCGTCACAGATCGGATGTTGCAAATGTTCAAGAAAAAGGAGATTAAGGCGTGAGCGACTTTTTACCAACTGGGATTCAGCTATCGTATTTAGTCGCTGCGTCCTTATTTATTCTGGGTTTGAAAAAGCTGGGATCACCCGCGACAGCGCGACAAGGTAATGTTGTTGCAGCCGTGGGGATGCTGTTAGCGATTGTGGCAACACTGCTAGATCAGCAGGTGTTGAACTACGAAATGATTTTGGTGGGGTTGGCTATTGGTTCTGCAATTGGGGCGATCGCCGCCTACAAAGTCCAAATGACGGAAATGCCCCAAATGGTGGGTTTACTCAACGGCTTGGGTGGTGCAGCTTCAGCACTTGTCGCTGTTGCTGAATTTTGGCGGTTGCTGGCAAATGGTGAAGGAATACCCCTGGATGTCAACATCTCAATGCTGTTAGATGTGTTGATTGGTGGTGTTACCTTCACGGGTAGTATGCTGGCGTTTGCCAAGTTACAAGGTTTAATCAGCGGTACCCCGATTACATTTCCTTTGCAGCAACCAATCAACGCTCTTCTCCTGATTGCATATCTAGCAGGTAGCGCTTATTTAATCATCACACCGGATAGTTTACCCGTGTTCTTAGGAGTCGTGGCTGTCTCTCTGGTATTGGGTGTAATGTTTGTCATCCCCATTGGCGGCGGTGATATGCCGGTGGTGATTTCGCTGTTGAACTCCTTGTCGGGGATAGCCGCTGCTGCTGCTGGTTTTGTGGTGATGAACAATATGTTGATCATTGCTGGTGCTTTGGTGGGAGCATCTGGTTTAATCCTCACCGAGATTATGTGTAAGGCAATGAACCGCTCTTTATTTAGTGTGCTGTTCAGTGCTTTTGGTTCAGGGGCTACATCTGGTAGTGGTGCTGCTGCTGGTGGAACAACTGATAAATCTGTCCGCAGCATCGATCCCGAAGAAGGCGCGATGATGTTAGGTTATGCCCGTTCTGTGGTAATTGTTCCTGGTTACGGGATGGCTGTAGCGCAGGCGCAGCACAGCGTACGCGAGTTGGCAGATCAGCTCGAACGCATGGGCGTAGATGTGAAGTATGCGATTCACCCCGTTGCTGGTAGAATGCCTGGGCATATGAACGTGTTGCTGGCTGAGGCGAATGTGCCTTATGAGCAGTTGCATGATATGGAAGATATCAATCCCCAATTTGATCAAACGGACGTGGCTTTGGTGATTGGGGCAAATGATGTGGTGAATCCGGCGGCGCGGAGTGATGCAAATAGTCCAATTTATGGTATGCCCATCTTGGAAGTGGATCGGGCAAAGCAGACGATTGTGATTAAGCGCGGTATGAGTGCGGGTTTTGCTGGTGTAGATAATGATTTGTTCTACAAGAATAAAACCACGATGCTCTTTGGTAGCGCTAAGGATATGGTGGCGAAGTTGGTTTCTGAGGTGAAGCAGTTGTAAACGAACCGCCAAGACGCCAAGGGCGCAGAGGAAGAATTAGAGAGTTAGCTTGCCTTGGGAGTATGATGCTCTTGAGGCAAGCTTTTTTGATAGAAAGCCTTGTAAGCAGTTTCACTCAAGTGATTCATGTCTTTGATAGAGAAGGTGATATCACAGTTGGCTTTTCAGGGTATGTGGAATAGCTCATTTTATGGGTTTCCTCAAGCCCTGATTTTTCGTTCGTTATTCTCAATAATCTAAAATTATTGAAAATAAGGCTGTGAAAAAGTCACGCAGCATCAAATCTAAGCTTCGTTAGTGAGCGATGCAAGCGTTAGTTAGCGAAGAATGAAGCAATTGATGAGCTTTCGCTAAAATTGAAGGTAAACAAGGATGAAGCTGGGAGATATTGTTAGTTGCATTGTTATAGATCCTCGCAAGCTAACAAATTACGCTCTTAACACAGACAACCCCGTAGGTGCTGATAAAGCGGTGATGTTTCAGCGTGATTTAGGTTTTACTATAGATAACTATCAACTTCTGCTAGAACAAATTTCGACTCAAGCCTTAGATGCTGAAGCAATTTTGGGGCGTGCCGACGAGCATGGACAACGCTACACTGTAGATTTGGATATTACGGGGACACAAGGACAGCGCTCGATTGTTCGTACAGGTTGGATAGTAGAACCCAACAGTGATAGCGCTAGGTTAGTAACGCTCTATGTTCGGAGGAAAAAATGACTGAACCAGAACTATTTGATCTGATTGAATTGTTAGTAAATTTGCCAGAAGATAACCTATATGCAGGAGTCCGAGGGGCGATTGTAGAATGTTACGATAATAATACTTATGAAGTTGAGTTTACTAATGAAGAAGGAGAAACTTTAGCTCTTTGTAATTTATCATCTGAGCAATTTATAGTTATATGGAAAGCTAAAAATAAGAGTTGGTTACCAGTCTCGGAACGGATTACTGCTGTAATTAACTATTTATCTGAAGAACGTAAGCAGGAAGTATTAGATTTTGCCCGTTCTCTATATCAGCGGTAATTATTTATATGGATTAAACTTGATAAGATTCTAGTCGAATCATTCTTTGAGTTTACTCCTTTGTTGCTGAAAGATTACTGAGTTATAAGGTAATTGTGATTTTGACCATCAGTATTACCTTTCTATCCTACTAATTAATCATACTACGCACTTTTCCTCTTTGGCAGAGAAACAAAGCACAAATACACAAAGACGCTAAGAAACTTTTTGCGTCTTAGCGCCTTTGCGCGAAATTTCAAGAAAAATTATTTTTTCTTCTTAAGCTTAGGAGCAGTGTTCGAATGAGTGGTGCGTCGTGTTTCGCGTTTTTCTTGTGCTCGCAGACGGCGATCGCGCCAATCTGCTAGTGTCAAATAACCAACACCTCCTGTGACTGCAACAAGCAGTACCGCAGCAACTAAAGCCAAAATACTCAGGAATGGACTTTCCACGATTCTCTTAGAGTCCGTTGCGACCCCAAACTACCATTGAAATTGACCAAGTAAAAACAACCAGTAAAGAAACCCAACCTAGTGTCAAAATGTCCATAGTGGTACTTTTAAAGTTATTTACGAAACGACTCTAATATTAATAATACTAGAACCATGTTCTGAACTAAAGTTTGGACTCAGTGAACAACATTTTGGATAATCAGCTCATGGCAGAACGCATTGAATCCCTCAAAGCCGCGATAATAGGGGGTTTGTGCCTGATGATAGCCTTCCTCATCACTACTTTGGTAAACAGTCTAGTACTGGCAAAGTATGATGAAGTTTTTAGCAGTTTGAGAATCGATACTCTAAGTTTGCACTCGTTTGTGAGTGCTGGGATTGCAGTTTTCTGTGGCTTGCTGTTTGGTGTCACCTACCGCTATATCATTCGTTCAGATAAAAATTTCCAACTCAAAGCTGGGGGAGTGCTAGCATTTGGTTTGGTACGGGGTTTAGCCCAAGTGGATGTTATGCTCTGTTGTTCTAGCAGTGTTTTGCCTTTAGTGGTGCTAGCAGTTGAAAGTATTTTGTGGTTTGGGTTAGCAGCATATGCCCTCGATACTGCCATACAGTTCGGCTGGATTAAGCCTTTTAAAATAGAGTAAATGTCAGACGAACACTAACTCAAAATTTGAAGTCATTGTTAACACAATTTTATAGGAAAACAACAAATGAAACTAACCAACACTATCACAACCCCCTCTATTATCCAGAGATTTCAGTGGATTGTTGATCCTGTAGGATATATGGAAAAAGCGGTTCAGCAATATCCCGACATTTTTACTTCTAAAATAATCAGGTCTAAACGTCAAGTGGTATTTGTGCAGCACCCCCAGACAATTCAGGAAATTTTAACGAATGATCGAAAAAAGTTTGCTGCCTTAGGTGAAGAGAACAAAATTTTGCTACCGTTAGCAGGCAATAATTCACTCTTTTTGCTAGATGGTGAACGCCATAGAAGACAACGCCAACTCGTCATGCCCCCCTTTCATGGCGATCGCATGCGAGTTTACAGTGAAATAATCTGCAATATAACTGAAAAAGTCTTTAGTCAATTACCACACAAAAAACCCTTCTCAGCTCGTACTCAATTGCAGAATATATCCCTGCAAGTCATTTTACAGGCTGTTTTTGGTTTGCTTGAAGGAGAACGTTACCAACAACTCAAGCATCGACTTCAGTTAATGATGGATGTGTTTGAATCACCACTTGCTTCTAGCTTCCTGTTTTTGCCCTTCCTACAAAAAGATTTAGGAAAATGGAGTCCTTGGGGAAGGTTTTTACGTTTGCGGCAGCAAATTGATGAATTAATTTACACAGAAATTGCGGAACGCCGTGCAAAACCAGATCCAAATCGCGCTGATATTCTCTCTTTATTAATGTCTGCGCGGGATGAACAGGGGAACCCGATGACGGTTCAAGAGTTGCGCGATGAGTTGATGACTCTGCTGTTGGCTGGAAATGAAACGACAGCATCGGCTATGGCTTGGGCGCTGTACTGGATTCACCGTTTGCCAGAAGTCCGTCAAAAACTGCTTCAAGAACTGGACACCCTCGGTGATTCACCAGATCCCATGAGCATTGCTAGATTACCTTATCTGACAGCTGTTTGTAATGAAAGCTTACGGGTTTACCCTGTAGCAATGTTGACTTTTGCTAGGGTTGTGCAAGAAAGCGTTGAGCTACTAGGATATGAGTTAGAGCCTGGTACAATACTGTTTGGCTGTATTTACCTTGTACATCAACGTGAAGATTTATACCCGCAGCCCAAGCAGTTTAAACCGGAACGCTTTTTGGAACGTCAATTTTCTCCTTATGAATTTATGCCCTTTGGCGGTGGTGTCCGTCGCTGTGTTGGTGAAGCTTTAGCGATGTTTGAAATGAAGCTAGCCTTAGCAACACTCTTGTCACGCTATGAGTTTACACTGGATAGCGATCGCCCAGAACAAGGACAACGACGAGGAGTGACTCTTGCTCCTGCTGGTAAAGTCAAGATGATAATCGCGGGAGAACGAGAGCATCAAGAGAGTCCAAAAGTTGTAGCAAGTGTTTAAAGTGGGCAAGCATGACATTGGCACTTGGTATGATTGAAGTCTATGGGGTTCCCGCAGCAATAGAAGCCGGGGACGCTATGTGTAAAGCTGCCCGCATCACCCTTGTTGGCTATGAAAATACTGATTTAGGGCGAATTACTGTGCTTATCCGGGGAGAAGTGGGTGAGATCAATGTTGCTGTAGCAGCAGGACTTGAGGCGGTACCGCGAGTGAATGGTGGTGAGATACTTTCTCATCACATTATTCCCCGTCCTCACGAAAATCTAGAATCTGTTTTGCCGATTCATCTCTCAGCAAATATAGAGCAATTTAATTTTGATATCCGGTTTCCACCGCCATTGTCGGCTTAAAAACTACTAAGTGCGTAGGAGCGGATACCTTGCCCTATTACTCATTAGACCTCCAATAAAGTAAAATTAAAAATATTTTTAACCACAGATGCACACCGATAAACACAGATGATTTATCGGTGTGCATCTGTGTTCATCTGTGGTTTAATTATCATAAAATTAACTTTTGCAAGAGGTTTATTGTTGAGTTTTTATTCTTCCTAAGTTTAAAATACAGTTTGCAAATCGAGGATAAAACCAGGCAAAACATCTTCCCCTGATAGTTCTGTTGGTGATTCTAAAACTTCTACTTCTCGCCCCAAGCGATATATTTCTACTCGGCGGGTTTTTCTATCAATTAACCAGCCGAGTTTGACTTGATTCTCCATGTATTCTTGCATTTTTTCTTGTGTCTTTTGTAGAGTATCAGTGGGTGACATTAATTCCAAAACGAAATCAGGAACGATTGGGGGAAATTTCTCTTTTTGTTCAGAGGTGAGAGTATCCCATCTTTCTTGTTTTATCCACGTAACATCCGGAGAACGGTTAGCACCATTGGGAAGTTTAAAGCCAGTTGAAGAATCAAATACTTTGCCAAGCTTAGTTTGGCGATTCCAAATAACAAAATCAGCATTAATTTCTGAGTTGCGGTTTCCTGTTTCTCCTCCCGTTGGGGGCATAATAATAAGTTCTCCTTTAGCACTGCGTTCAAATTTTACATCAGGATTTCTCCGACAAAGTTGATAAAATTGCTCGTCGGTTAATTCAATGACAGGTTTGAGGTTGAGGGTAATAGTGTTCATCAGGAGTCATGAATAAAAACATATATATTGCATTTTAGGCTACTTTAATTGGCATGAGTTTCTATAAGATTCACTTTTGAGAGAAAATTGAAGATAGCTTAAGTGTGACAAAGCATGGATTTCATCTCTCGGATGCAGGCGGTTCAATCGCCGATGATTGCGGTTGTTGCGGAACTGATTAAAAGCTGTCCCGGAACCATTTCTCTTGGACAAGGCGTTGTTTCCTATAGTCCACCGCCCGAAGCTATAGAATTTTTGCCTAAATTCTTAGCTGAACCAACGAATCATTTATACAAAGATATTGACGGAATTCCTCCATTGCGAACGGCATTAGCAGCGAAATTGCAAGCCTTTAATGGGATTGAAATCAATGAGGAAAACTGCATCGTCGTCACCGCAGGTAGCAATATGGCGTTTACAAATGCTATTCTTGCCATCACTTCGGTAGGGGATGAAATTATTCTCAATACGCCTTACTATTTCAATCATGAAATGGCAATTACAATGGCTGGCTGTCATCCAGTGTTGGTAAAATGTGATGAAAATTACCAGCTACGTCCAGAGGCGATCGCCTCTGCTATCACCCCAAAAACACGAGCAGTGGTGACGATTTCCCCCAATAATCCTACTGGGGCTGTGTATTCAAAAGAAGCGTTACGGGAAGTAAATCAAATTTGCCGCCAGCATGGTATCTACCACATCAGCGATGAAGCTTATGAATACTTTACCTACAACGGAGCAAAACACATTTCTCCGGGTGCATTCGCTGGAAGTAACGAGCATACCATTTCCCTTTATAGCCTTTCCAAAGCTTATGGTTTTGCTAGTTGGCGTATTGGCTATATGGTGATTCCCAAACACCTGCTTGTCGCCGTTAAAAAAGTCCAAGATACGATTGTGATTTGTCCGCCTGTGATTTCCCAGTATGCAGCTTTAGGGGCGTTGCAGGCAAACGAGGACTACTTGAAGAATCATATTGCGGCGATCGCCCAAGTCAGGCAAGTCGTACTCGACTCCCTCAACAGTTTACAAGACTTGTGTACTATTGCCTCTGCTAATGGTGCTTTCTATTTTTTCCTTAAAGTTCGTACTCAATTGAATGCTTTTGAACTCGTCGAACGACTCATCCGCGAACATCAAGTAGCAGTGATTCCAGGTACGACTTTTGGGATGAATGACGGATGTTATCTTCGTGTTGGTTATGGTGCGCTACAAAAAGAAACAGCAAAAGAAGGAATTGATCGATTCGTAAGAGGTTTGCAGGCGATAATTTGTGGGGTGCGTTAACACAGTGTAAAGTACTCCCTTTAAACTATACAGCGCTTCTCATCTGAATAAAGTACTAATTTATCTGTGTGCATCTGTACGCCAGTCGCCACAACGGGGGGAACCCCCGCAAGGCGCTGGCTCGTCCATCTGTGGTTCATTATTTCTTTGTGTACCTCACCCAATTGCAAACCGCTGTAAATCAGTTAGGAAAAACATGCTTTGTTTCCTACA
The sequence above is a segment of the Mastigocladopsis repens PCC 10914 genome. Coding sequences within it:
- a CDS encoding Uma2 family endonuclease: MNTITLNLKPVIELTDEQFYQLCRRNPDVKFERSAKGELIIMPPTGGETGNRNSEINADFVIWNRQTKLGKVFDSSTGFKLPNGANRSPDVTWIKQERWDTLTSEQKEKFPPIVPDFVLELMSPTDTLQKTQEKMQEYMENQVKLGWLIDRKTRRVEIYRLGREVEVLESPTELSGEDVLPGFILDLQTVF
- a CDS encoding DUF4926 domain-containing protein, which translates into the protein MTEPELFDLIELLVNLPEDNLYAGVRGAIVECYDNNTYEVEFTNEEGETLALCNLSSEQFIVIWKAKNKSWLPVSERITAVINYLSEERKQEVLDFARSLYQR
- a CDS encoding NAD(P) transhydrogenase subunit alpha, which gives rise to MTEALIAALFVFVLASFTGFEIINKVPPTLHTPLMSGSNAISGIAVLGAIVASGARETNLSVILGLIAVVLATVNVVGGFLVTDRMLQMFKKKEIKA
- a CDS encoding cytochrome P450, which gives rise to MKLTNTITTPSIIQRFQWIVDPVGYMEKAVQQYPDIFTSKIIRSKRQVVFVQHPQTIQEILTNDRKKFAALGEENKILLPLAGNNSLFLLDGERHRRQRQLVMPPFHGDRMRVYSEIICNITEKVFSQLPHKKPFSARTQLQNISLQVILQAVFGLLEGERYQQLKHRLQLMMDVFESPLASSFLFLPFLQKDLGKWSPWGRFLRLRQQIDELIYTEIAERRAKPDPNRADILSLLMSARDEQGNPMTVQELRDELMTLLLAGNETTASAMAWALYWIHRLPEVRQKLLQELDTLGDSPDPMSIARLPYLTAVCNESLRVYPVAMLTFARVVQESVELLGYELEPGTILFGCIYLVHQREDLYPQPKQFKPERFLERQFSPYEFMPFGGGVRRCVGEALAMFEMKLALATLLSRYEFTLDSDRPEQGQRRGVTLAPAGKVKMIIAGEREHQESPKVVASV
- a CDS encoding DUF6883 domain-containing protein, whose amino-acid sequence is MKLGDIVSCIVIDPRKLTNYALNTDNPVGADKAVMFQRDLGFTIDNYQLLLEQISTQALDAEAILGRADEHGQRYTVDLDITGTQGQRSIVRTGWIVEPNSDSARLVTLYVRRKK
- a CDS encoding pyridoxal phosphate-dependent aminotransferase, producing the protein MDFISRMQAVQSPMIAVVAELIKSCPGTISLGQGVVSYSPPPEAIEFLPKFLAEPTNHLYKDIDGIPPLRTALAAKLQAFNGIEINEENCIVVTAGSNMAFTNAILAITSVGDEIILNTPYYFNHEMAITMAGCHPVLVKCDENYQLRPEAIASAITPKTRAVVTISPNNPTGAVYSKEALREVNQICRQHGIYHISDEAYEYFTYNGAKHISPGAFAGSNEHTISLYSLSKAYGFASWRIGYMVIPKHLLVAVKKVQDTIVICPPVISQYAALGALQANEDYLKNHIAAIAQVRQVVLDSLNSLQDLCTIASANGAFYFFLKVRTQLNAFELVERLIREHQVAVIPGTTFGMNDGCYLRVGYGALQKETAKEGIDRFVRGLQAIICGVR
- a CDS encoding Re/Si-specific NAD(P)(+) transhydrogenase subunit alpha, with the protein product MRIAVAKEIEVCERRVALIPDTVARLVKQGLEVWVERSAGERAFFSDAAYEAAGAKVITDTATLWGEADILLKVSPPQEREDGRSEIDLLKEGSVLISFLNPLGNPFVAQQLAERKVTAISMEMIPRTTRAQSMDALSSQASIAGYKAVLIGAAALPKYFPMLTTAAGTIAPAKVFIMGAGVAGLQAIATARRLGAVVEAFDIRPAVKEEVQSLGAKFVEVKLEEETVAAGGYAKEISEASKQRTQEVVTEHVKNADIVITTAQVPGRKAPILVTEEMVAQMKPGSVIVDLAAEQGGNCACTDPGKDIVWNGVTIIGPINLPSSMPVHASQLYSKNLTSLMQLLITKDNALNVNFADDIIDAACVTHAGEIRNQRVKDALQALSGVAG
- the petN gene encoding cytochrome b6-f complex subunit PetN, which produces MDILTLGWVSLLVVFTWSISMVVWGRNGL
- a CDS encoding NAD(P)(+) transhydrogenase (Re/Si-specific) subunit beta, coding for MSDFLPTGIQLSYLVAASLFILGLKKLGSPATARQGNVVAAVGMLLAIVATLLDQQVLNYEMILVGLAIGSAIGAIAAYKVQMTEMPQMVGLLNGLGGAASALVAVAEFWRLLANGEGIPLDVNISMLLDVLIGGVTFTGSMLAFAKLQGLISGTPITFPLQQPINALLLIAYLAGSAYLIITPDSLPVFLGVVAVSLVLGVMFVIPIGGGDMPVVISLLNSLSGIAAAAAGFVVMNNMLIIAGALVGASGLILTEIMCKAMNRSLFSVLFSAFGSGATSGSGAAAGGTTDKSVRSIDPEEGAMMLGYARSVVIVPGYGMAVAQAQHSVRELADQLERMGVDVKYAIHPVAGRMPGHMNVLLAEANVPYEQLHDMEDINPQFDQTDVALVIGANDVVNPAARSDANSPIYGMPILEVDRAKQTIVIKRGMSAGFAGVDNDLFYKNKTTMLFGSAKDMVAKLVSEVKQL
- a CDS encoding carbon dioxide-concentrating mechanism protein CcmK produces the protein MTLALGMIEVYGVPAAIEAGDAMCKAARITLVGYENTDLGRITVLIRGEVGEINVAVAAGLEAVPRVNGGEILSHHIIPRPHENLESVLPIHLSANIEQFNFDIRFPPPLSA
- a CDS encoding DUF2808 domain-containing protein; translation: MRRLLSTLALTSCLLAGIPAISWAQNLPGWTLFSGVKSENQLPFRLDFGGQTNGWDRYRLKISNKKLKTAVGHFVISYPEYYKGTFDPKKVEVKVRDKEIALSEVKWDKENRVIEIYPQEAIPAGSNVEVVLSNVKNPSSGGIFYFNCSVQSPGDVPLSRYIGTWIISIS